The following proteins come from a genomic window of Phacochoerus africanus isolate WHEZ1 chromosome 9, ROS_Pafr_v1, whole genome shotgun sequence:
- the SAMD15 gene encoding sterile alpha motif domain-containing protein 15 — translation MAEVPEDYDSDLGEDENLPYEKAKLPESPKVTEDDKPDVMAEGSLEVPVETDQEPETEEEDFKEGARESAKEGHPLLKPTRVSEEEIPNKSEVDFSNETELGIPQEVKSETSRQIGGELFKDVEVPADKKGEQPEEEAGSNVTEDVHIESAKETDLELPKEAESAVPGSTMSETRLELGEETKPEVQEESLREQHEETGLEPTEQTKPEYPSETPRKSMEEDALQPLKMTTPEIPEETQSKSPEKRTEPLEQAKAEIPAEKPSLSAEDTQRKSTEEKMSEPLEEIKSEFSEEKSRKPIEKTVPELPGEAKPEVQEEPQRKSTVEKVLDPPEQTDPVFPKTEPRKPTEETDQMPPQQTKPEVQEKTQTEPTKEGDLELSDYTEPLLGKETHVEFAKEARPEPIEFKHSADQEELEHSDHQIRKLLLNETKKVSKDSVSRSLTVSEANLVNTDYEFSKELQSLFQLSDTNYEFYSYFFESRKDLRESSSEKEVANLSPGSMKLVHKKTWHPKHTHLQFEYLEWSPEEVAEWISQLGFPQYKECFTTNFISGRKLIHVNCSNLPHMGITDFQDMKVISQHTRKLLGIEEPLFTRSIRLPYRDNIGLFLEQKGHSGVKSDSLTLSEFVREAGLQDYASK, via the exons ATGGCTGAAGTCCCAGAAGATTACGATTCCGATCTGGGTGAAGATGAAAACCTGCCGTATGAGAAAGCAAAACTGCCTGAGTCTCCTAAGGTGACTGAAGATGACAAACCAGACGTCATGGCCGAGGGAAGCCTGGAGGTACCTGTGGAGACTGACCAAGAGCCAGAGACAGAAGAAGAGGACTTCAAAGAGGGAGCACGGGAGAGTGCTAAGGAAGGACACCCACTCCTAAAACCAACCCGCGTGTCCGAAGAAGAGATTCCCAACAAGTCTGAGGTAGACTTTTCCAACGAGACTGAGCTAGGGATTCCCCAAGAGGTAAAGTCAGAGACATCCAGACAGATAGGAGGAGAGCTTTTCAAGGATGTGGAGGTCCCTGCGGACAAAAAGGGGGAGCAGCCAGAAGAGGAAGCCGGATCAAATGTTACAGAAGATGTACACATAGAGTCAGCTAAAGAAACAGACCTAGAGCTACCAAAGGAAGCCGAGTCTGCGGTCCCAGGGTCCACCATGAGTGAGACAAGATTAGAGTTAGGAGAGGAGACCAAACCAGAGGTTCAGGAGGAATCACTTAGAGAGCAACATGAAGAGACAGGTCTGGAACCTACAGAGCAGACCAAACCTGAATATCCAAGTGAGACACCACGAAAATCAATGGAAGAGGACGCTCTACAGCCACTAAAGATGACTACACCAGAAATTCCAGAGGAGACACAAAGTAAGTCacctgagaaaaggacagagccACTGGAGCAGGCCAAAGCAGAGATTCCAGCAGAGAAACCAAGTCTGTCCGCTGAGGACACACAAAGAAAGTCAACTGAAGAGAAAATGTCAGAGCCACTAGAGGAGATCAAATcagagttttctgaggaaaaatcaagaaaaccaatTGAGAAAACAGTTCCAGAGCTCCCAGGAGAGGCCAAACCAGAAGTTCAAGAGGAGCCACAAAGAAAGTCAACTGTGGAGAAAGTTCTAGATCCACCAGAACAGACTGACCCAGTGTTTCCAAAGACAGAACCAAGAAAGCCAACTGAGGAAACAGATCAAATGCCACCACAGCAGACCAAACCAGAAGTGCAAGAGAAGACACAAACAGAGCCAACTAAGGAGGGAGATTTAGAGTTATCAGATTATACAGAACCACTACTTGGAAAAGAGACACATGTAGAATTTGCCAAGGAAGCTAGGCCAGAACCAATTGAATTTAAGCATTCTGCAGACCAGGAAGAGCTAGAGCACTCTGACCATCAAATCAGAAAGTTGTTactaaatgaaactaaaaaagtttcaaaagactCTGTGTCAAGGTCTCTTACAGTAAGTGAAGCAAACTTAGTGAATACAGATTATGAGTTTTCTAAAGAACTCCAGAGTCTGTTTCAGCTTTCTGATACCAATTATGAATTTTACTCATATTTCTTTGAGTCTCGGAAGGATTTAAGAGAATCATCTAGTGAAAAGGAAGTTGCAAATCTGTCCCCAGGGTCCATGAAACTGGTTCATAAAAAAACCTGGCACCCCAAGCATACTCACCTACAATTTGAGTATCTTGAATGGAGCCCAGAGGAAGTTGCAGAGTGGATTAGCCAGCTAGGCTTCCCTCAATATAAG GAGTGTTTTACCACAAACTTCATCAGTGGCCGAAAACTCATCCACGTAAACTGCTCAAACCTCCCTCACATGGGGATAACAGATTTTCAGGACATGAAG